A window of the Nitrosopumilus ureiphilus genome harbors these coding sequences:
- a CDS encoding universal stress protein, which yields MYKTILVPHAGTSAGDEALKHAIYAAKDSSKLIILHIVEAIQCPPSFALSSSEREGLLKSIEDANEEMRKDMEQKMEKYAQQCKEKGIDTKVKVEIGDAAEIILDVVEKEKVDLIVMSKRRKLKGIKKLLSLGSVSRKVVENVTCPVTLIDIENIG from the coding sequence ATGTACAAAACAATACTTGTTCCTCATGCTGGAACTTCAGCTGGAGATGAAGCATTAAAGCATGCAATATATGCTGCAAAGGATTCATCTAAACTCATAATTTTACACATAGTTGAAGCAATACAATGTCCGCCATCATTTGCATTATCTTCATCAGAACGAGAAGGATTGCTAAAGAGTATTGAAGACGCAAATGAGGAAATGCGAAAAGATATGGAGCAAAAAATGGAAAAATATGCTCAACAGTGTAAAGAAAAAGGTATTGATACCAAAGTTAAAGTGGAAATTGGGGATGCTGCTGAAATAATTTTAGATGTAGTGGAAAAAGAAAAAGTCGATCTAATAGTCATGTCAAAACGAAGAAAGCTCAAAGGAATAAAAAAACTACTTTCGTTGGGAAGCGTTTCACGAAAAGTTGTCGAAAATGTTACTTGCCCTGTTACTTTAATTGATATAGAAAATATTGGATAA
- a CDS encoding universal stress protein yields the protein MAKTFTNILVPFDNSENSKRALSNAVALAKLSRGTLTVVHVISYHNAMAKIIQPYKGKMISHVKKFLKDAKHSAFKEGLLASQKILYGNPSEEILKLLKKEKFDMIVMGRRGTTKITGPSLGSVSNALVQNSKVPVLIIN from the coding sequence ATGGCAAAAACATTTACAAATATTCTTGTACCTTTTGACAATTCTGAAAATTCAAAGCGGGCATTAAGTAACGCAGTTGCATTGGCAAAACTGTCAAGGGGGACATTGACTGTGGTTCATGTAATTTCATATCACAATGCAATGGCCAAAATTATCCAACCCTACAAAGGAAAAATGATTAGCCACGTAAAAAAATTCCTAAAAGACGCAAAACATTCTGCATTTAAAGAAGGGCTACTTGCTAGTCAGAAGATACTATATGGTAATCCGTCTGAGGAAATTTTGAAACTGTTAAAAAAGGAAAAATTTGACATGATTGTTATGGGACGTAGAGGGACAACCAAGATAACAGGTCCATCACTGGGTAGTGTATCTAATGCCCTTGTGCAGAACTCCAAAGTTCCTGTTCTCATAATTAACTAG
- a CDS encoding dodecin family protein — MVVKLIELIGTSSKSWEDSVESAISKAGESLKNIHAVDVLSFKAKVENGKISEYRTNVKIAFVIE, encoded by the coding sequence TTGGTAGTTAAATTGATAGAACTCATTGGAACATCATCCAAAAGTTGGGAAGATTCCGTAGAATCAGCCATTAGTAAAGCCGGCGAGAGCTTGAAAAACATTCATGCAGTAGACGTACTTAGTTTTAAGGCAAAAGTCGAAAATGGAAAGATTTCGGAGTATCGTACAAATGTAAAAATTGCTTTTGTTATTGAATAG